The Pseudomonas parafulva genome window below encodes:
- a CDS encoding serine hydrolase domain-containing protein, with protein sequence MFWNRGLWCCLQLFALPALGTAWPDSQWLEDPAHYDWQAVDRYAFAPRDDVERRGVRSDALLIVRDGRILHERYAAPTTADTPHLTWSISKSVLATLLGIAEGEGRFQLDDPAARYYPALAAHPQVRLQDLLHWASGLAWQEDYEYAPLNSSVVAMLYTRGRHDMAAYAAGKAQAETPGRRFVYSSGDSNLLAAALRGMLAPERYADYPWQALFEPLGIAHAVWERDGVGTYVGSSYLYLSARDLARIGLLMLREGRWRDRQLLPADWVTFNRTLFPQAEPVPGEANPGGHWWLNQPLPAQPRPWPHAPTDTFAALGHWGQALYILPTQKLVIVRYADDRDGSYRHDELLKRVLAALAEEVR encoded by the coding sequence ATGTTCTGGAACAGAGGGTTGTGGTGCTGTTTGCAGCTGTTCGCCTTGCCGGCGCTGGGCACGGCGTGGCCCGACAGCCAATGGCTGGAAGATCCCGCACACTATGATTGGCAAGCGGTGGATCGTTACGCCTTCGCCCCGCGCGATGACGTCGAGCGCCGTGGCGTGCGCAGCGACGCCCTGTTGATCGTGCGCGATGGCCGCATCCTGCATGAACGCTACGCAGCGCCCACCACCGCCGACACGCCACACTTGACCTGGTCGATCAGCAAGAGTGTGCTGGCCACGCTGCTGGGCATCGCCGAGGGGGAAGGACGCTTCCAGCTCGACGATCCGGCTGCGCGCTACTACCCGGCACTCGCGGCGCACCCGCAGGTGCGTCTGCAGGATCTGCTGCACTGGGCCAGTGGTCTTGCCTGGCAGGAAGACTACGAGTACGCGCCGCTCAACTCTTCGGTGGTGGCCATGCTCTATACCCGCGGCCGCCACGACATGGCCGCCTATGCGGCTGGCAAGGCGCAGGCCGAGACGCCTGGGCGGCGCTTCGTCTATTCCAGCGGCGACAGCAACCTGCTGGCCGCCGCGCTGCGCGGGATGTTGGCGCCGGAGCGCTACGCCGACTATCCCTGGCAGGCACTGTTCGAGCCCCTTGGCATTGCCCATGCGGTGTGGGAACGCGACGGCGTTGGCACCTACGTGGGCTCCTCCTACCTCTACCTCAGCGCCCGCGACCTGGCGCGCATCGGTCTGCTGATGCTGCGCGAGGGGCGGTGGCGCGACCGGCAGTTGCTGCCCGCCGACTGGGTGACGTTCAACCGTACGCTGTTCCCCCAGGCCGAGCCGGTGCCAGGCGAGGCCAACCCGGGTGGTCACTGGTGGCTGAATCAGCCGCTGCCCGCCCAGCCGCGACCTTGGCCTCACGCCCCCACCGACACCTTCGCTGCCCTCGGCCACTGGGGGCAGGCGTTGTATATCCTGCCGACGCAGAAACTGGTGATCGTTCGCTACGCGGACGACCGCGATGGCAGCTACCGCCATGACGAGTTGCTCAAGCGGGTGCTGGCCGCACTGGCGGAGGAGGTTCGATGA
- the olsB gene encoding L-ornithine N(alpha)-acyltransferase encodes MTRIARSGDNSTERRLQAERLVGAAALQEAQALRYKVFSAEFKAKLKGAEHGLDMDDYDIHCRHIGVRDLATGQLVATTRLLDHQAASSLGRFYSEEEFSLHGLLQLQGPILELGRTCVDPGYRNGGTIAVLWGELAEVLNEGRYSYLMGCASIPMQDGGVQAHAIMQRLRERYLCNEHLRAEPKKPLPSLALPNNVITEMPPLLKAYMRLGAKICGEPCWDEDFQVADVFILLKRDDLCPRYARHFKAAV; translated from the coding sequence ATGACTCGGATCGCTCGCTCTGGCGACAACAGCACTGAACGCCGTCTGCAAGCCGAACGCCTGGTCGGCGCCGCGGCCCTGCAAGAAGCCCAGGCCCTGCGCTACAAGGTGTTCAGCGCCGAATTCAAGGCCAAGCTCAAGGGCGCCGAACACGGCCTGGACATGGACGACTACGACATCCATTGCCGCCACATCGGCGTGCGCGACCTGGCCACCGGACAGTTGGTCGCCACCACCCGCCTGCTCGACCACCAGGCCGCCAGCAGCTTGGGGCGTTTCTACAGCGAAGAAGAATTCAGCCTGCACGGGCTGCTGCAACTGCAAGGCCCGATCCTCGAGCTGGGCCGCACCTGCGTCGATCCGGGTTACCGCAATGGCGGCACCATCGCCGTGCTCTGGGGCGAGTTGGCCGAGGTGCTCAACGAGGGCCGCTACAGCTACCTGATGGGCTGCGCCAGCATCCCCATGCAGGATGGCGGCGTTCAAGCTCATGCGATCATGCAGCGCCTGCGCGAACGCTACCTGTGTAACGAACACCTGCGCGCCGAACCGAAGAAGCCGCTGCCGTCGCTGGCTTTGCCGAACAACGTCATCACCGAGATGCCGCCGCTGCTCAAGGCCTACATGCGCCTGGGGGCGAAGATCTGCGGCGAACCGTGCTGGGACGAAGACTTCCAGGTGGCCGACGTGTTCATCCTGCTCAAGCGCGACGACCTCTGCCCGCGCTACGCCCGGCACTTCAAGGCGGCGGTCTGA